GGTCGAAGGCGCTTGACTCGAAATCAAGTGAGGGGCTCTGCTCCTCCGTGGGTTCAAATCCCACCTCCTCCGCCACTGCAACTTTTAATTAATCTGACAGCCTACGACAAACGAAGACAAAAACCTCAAAACCCCTGGATTTCCAGGGGTTTTTTGATATACTGACAGAGGTGAAATCTTGTAAATATGACATGGAATGACGCCTAAGGACAAGCAAAACCGTACCTCTCACCGTACCTCCATCCCAAAACACTGATTCTCACCGTACCTCGTCTCTACAAAGGAGGCCATCCATTGTGATTACTGATGTTGAGATACGAAAGACGAAGCCAGGAGAGAAGGTTATTAGGCTGGTAGACGAGCGGGGGCTCTCCCTGGAGATCCGACCTACAGGCAAGAAGGTATGGAAACTGAGGGTCTGGCAAAATGGGAAGGAAAGCAAAAAAACCCTCGGAGAGTACCCAGCTATTTCCCTCATGAGAGCTCGTCAGATAAGGGATGAGATCAAATCCTCGTCGACTTCTCCCACAGACACTACGTTCGCAAGCCTGGCCCATGAATGGCTTGATGTACGCATGAAACCGACGAAAGTACCTCGATACATCGAGACTCTGATCTACAAAATAGACACTCTACTAATCCCTCACATAGGAGATAAAATCGTTCGATCTCTCACAGCTCCCGAACTCTTGCAGGTCATTAGAAAAATAGAGGCCAGAGGGACGATAGAGACCGCCAGACGAACTCGCCAGATGTGCGGTCAAATATTGAGATATGGGGTGGCGACCGGAAGATGTGACCGAGACATAGCCGCCGACCTCAAGGGGGCTTTGCAGCCGGTAAAGACGACTCATATGGCAACAATCACCGATCCCCCCCGAATTGGTCAACTCATGAGAGACATAGACACCGGACTGGTAGGACAGATCAAGTACGCCCTGTTATTCCAGGCATACACCTTTGCTCGACCGGGCGAACTGAGAAAAGCCGAATGGGTCGAATTTGACGGTGACACCTGGAAAATCCCAGCTGAAAAGATGAAGATGAAACGAATCCATTGGGTCCCCTTATCTCGCCAAGCGTTAGAGATTCTGGATAAGCTCAGGGAGATCTCCGGCAAGTCCCGATATCTCTTCCCCTCGATAAGATCGATGACCAGGCCAATGTCCGACGCCACCGTTCTGGCAGCCTTACGCAGATTAGGCTATACCCAGGACGAAATGACCGGACACGGCTTCCGCTCCATGTTCTCGACGATCGCCAACGAACACGGCTGGCCTCCGGACGTCATAGAAAGACAACTCGCACACGTTCCAAAGAACGCTGTACGAGCCGCCTATAACCATGCCGAGTATCTGCCGAAACGCATCGAGCTGATGCAATGGTGGGCAGACTGGCTGGACGAACAAAGAGGATAGAAAAAAGCAGCCCTCCCAGGCGACCACCTGAGAGGGCTGTCCTATACCTACCTCTTAAGCATTGCGCCATCCTCCGGTCGACGAACTCCACCGGGGAGGGCAGACTTAGAGATAAAAGCAAAAACCGCAATCACCGCCTCCTTTAAAAGGCTGGCCTCCGCCGCTCCTATACAGACCGCTATGGCCACTATGAGCAAGGCTACCAGAGCCAGGACGTCGCAGGACTGTATGTTCTCCTTAAACCATTCTTCCATTATTGAACTCGCTCCTTTCGTGCTCTCGACACTTCAGGCCCTCACGCTTCATCCGGGTAAGCAACCCATCCACCTGTCTCTGTAAGGTCACCACATTACGGTGATGGTCCCGGATGATCCCGAAAAGGCCGACCATGAACCCTATCTCCACAAGGGACCAGGCGATATCCCTCAGATCCCCTATAGACTGACTCATCCCTGTAAGGCCCCACTCGGCCATCAGGGCGATATAGGCCAGAGCGCAAAGAGTCGGCAGGGCCAAAAGCGACCCTGCCTGTCTTGGACTCTTCACCCCCTGATACACCAGCAACATGGCCACGGCCACCCCAACACCGTTCAGCCAGTCATTTATCATCACATTTACCCCTCCTCATCCTATCCAGAAAGCCCAGGGGATCGTCTCGAATGGCAGAACCTAGCTTCAGTATCGACCGACATAGCTCATCCCCGGCTAAACCGGCCAGTCCCGCCAGACCAGCACTGAGATCCTGGGAGCATCCCCCAGCCCTGGCTATCTTGTAGGTGATGACCCCTGCGAAGACAGAGACCATAGCCACCGCCACGGTCTTTCGGTGTTCATCCGGCCTGAGACAGGATCGGACACCTCCGCCGAAGAGGGACAGAAACACCACGATAACCCACTCCAGGACAGACTGAAAAAAGTCGGCCAGGTCGATGCTCCTCCAGGGCATAACTACCACCCGAAGATGCGACTACGTGGCTTGCGGTCCACCCCTACGTGGACAGTCATACGTCCAGGAAGGTAGCAGTAGGTAAGATCTCGGAGGTGGCCAGCCTCTCGGAGCCTCTTTATCCGACCTCCGAGAGTTTTTGCCTCCCAGCCGGGGACGTAGATATCCGCCGCCTCACCTGAGACATGGGCGGAGTTTGAGACGCCGCCCACTTTTTTGTTGTGCAACTCACATCTACAGCCCGAATGAATGACGATAGGTCGGTCCAGAAGATCCCGAATCTCCTGGAGCAGATCACCAAGACAGGGGACACGTTGTCATGCCCACAACCGCACCTACATTCAAACTCCTTCCGCCTGAAATTCTTAGACAGCTTATCCATACTTACCCCTCCTCTGGATCTGGCGTAGCAATAGCAAACGCCCGGAGCAAAGTAACCGTCGTTGCCGGCGGTGCTCCAGGCGTCTTTATCTGTTCCCATATTCGGTCCATCTTGCCGCTCAGCCCTGCCAGCTGGCCCTCTATAGGGCTGAGGTCTACCTTGCCTCCTCCCCCTGTCTTCAATATCCGGCCCATCAGATCACCTCCACCAAAAGCAAACTCACCACAGCCCCCTGGGTAGACGTGAGCTTTATGGTTCCCAGGCGGTCCCACTCCATGACAAGATCCATGCCGTATCTTTCGTTCAGGACCACCGCCTTACCTCCCAGATGGATCTCCGCTTTGTCCTCTCCCTCGGTGAGGGCCTGGATGTACAGGCTACGGCAGTACGGCACTGGGATATCCACCGCCCCCTCGGCATCCACCGTCACCTCTCCGGAAAAGAGGATCTGAGAGGGAGGGACAGGATCGTCGGAAACCTGCGTCAGCCCTAACTCCTCGGGGAGAAAGAAGGGTATCCCCTTGCTCTCCCCAGGAGACCAGCACCGCCTACGCCAGGTTATGGTGTAGGGCTTTTCGTTTTTGTATGTAGGCATCGCTCTACCCTACCCTATCTGGAGCATACGGCCTGGGAGATGGACCCGATACCGATTGCCATCTAACCAGCCGACGGACCCTACAGGCAGATTCTCCCTTGCGGCTAAAAGCCCCTCAACGCTGCCTCGGATTTCTTCGGAGTTGTAGGCGAACAGGTCGGTAACGACAGGACCGCCACTGACTGAATCCACCGGAATGGGAACCTCTGGGGAAAACAACTGCATCGTGATGGTCCCTGCGGGGTTGGTGGGAGAGCCAAGGACATGGAGTTTTTCCCCTCCTGTGGCACGGACTCCGCAGAACACCCCCGAGTCGTAGATGGCTGGGAAAGGCCCCTCGATACCGTTGCCTTTTGAAGTGTCTATGGTGATGGCCCCCACCATGCCGCTGTAAGTAGATCCTGCGTTGTAGCAGAAGAAAAGGCCAGCGTCGTTGTTTATGATGATCGGGGTACAGGGCAACGTCTTCCACTCGGAGGGCATGACCAGACTATCTCCTGAGACCTGGCTGCTGACTCGGAAAACCGTGCCTGAAATAACCAGGGGGCGGGGAGTCCCTTGCCCCCCAACGGCAAGTAAGACTCTTAAGAGAGGTGACCCAGACGAGCTTAGTGCTTGAAGCAAGACATCTTTTGATACCTCTGCATTCATAGCGTAACCAAAGGTACCATCAAGAGCGCTAAGGACATCATCCCCAGAGCTTGGACCAAAAGTTACCGCACGGGATATGCCCATAGTGTGAACGTTTACGGACCATCGAGGGGAACAACTAGCAGGCGGGGACCATTTAGAGTCCTCTTTCCCATACGTTACCACCCCTTCTCTTATCAATGAAAGGTCTCCAGGGAACAGGACCCCGTACATTCGAGACAGTTTTCCTATACCGGAATAAAGGGCACTCATGCCTAAAGCATCTACTGTTATGTCCGTGGATGATGCAAGGCTTATTGAATAAGAGTTACTCCAAACCGCATTCGCAAGATGGTTGGCATCTACCTCTAAGGGCATAACAGGGCCCGTTGTGCTGGACGAAGGTGTGTAGCTAGGTAACATGGTTGGCGTAACCCCCAGCTTGTACAGCTCGTCTTTCGCCTCCACGTACAGGCCGTCTTTTACCTTGGCCACTATGCGGTAGGGGTAATCCACGCCGTCGTGGGTGTGCTTTTCCTCTTTCAGGATCTCCAGGCCACCTATGGCCGCCAGCTTCTGCATCAGTACCAGGGGGTGACACCCTAAGGTGTCCACTCGTCTTACTGCCATGTCGTTGCCTCCTTACTGGGATATGACCCTGAGCCGGGCCGTTAAGACCGTGTTAGGTGCGTCGTAGGGCAAAGACGCCCTGAGGAAACATCTCCTGCCGCTCCACTTCCGTATGTTGCCTATGGCGTGACCTCTTTGGTATGAATAGTCCATTCTGACCTCCGCTCCGTTCCCTGGAGGGGTCCCGAATATGACCGTGCCCCGAACGTTGTTCAGGGCATAATCGGTCACCTCCTGACCTCCTACCAGAACCTTGGTTACTTTATGGATCAGGGCCGTACCTGTCTCAAAGGTCTTTTTCGCTCCGTCTCCGGTCCCCACAAGCCGGTCTTTCACGTGGAAGAAACCGCCTAGCTTGAAAAAGGCGGTCTCTGCGTCGTCGGCCATATTGCTCTGTCCGTATGGGTTATCAAGGCCGGAGCTGCGAAGCTCGTAGTAACCACCCTGACAGACCCCATCGACGTAGGAAAACTGGACCGCCTGGTTTGCCTCCGGAGGGTCCACTATGTAGAGGGTTCCCCCGTCGTCTCGTATCTCATAGCCTGTCCCCTGGGGGATCTCCACCCCTCCGACCAACAGCTTAAGGGGCGTCAAGCACCGAGAGGGCAGGGGAAACGTCCTGGTAACACCGTCCCCTGCCATCCCTGCGACCTGCTCCATGGTCAGGACCACGGTGTTTGCGTCGGTGGAGCCCACCGAATAGCCGTAGTCGCAGGTGACCACCTTACCGTTTGCCGGAGGGGACGAAAAGATTATCAGGCCGTTCTCGTGATCCACCGACACCCCTGTCGCCGCCACGCCGTCCACCTTTATGGCTATAGGTGCCTCCGGGTGATTCACCAGAGGCTTAAACTGAGTGGAAAAGCTGACCCTCGTCCCGTCCCCGGTCCCAAGCAGCTCCCCTGTGACAGGGGAGGGCCTGTCGTTCCATATCCGCAGCCCTATCTGTACGCTGGTCGTCCCGGTGTCTATCGCCCCGAAGTCCAGCCGGCTCAGGGGATAGCCGTCGTCGCTGGTTCTCATCTGCATTATTGGCATCTCTATGCCTCCTCTTCTTCTTCCTTGTTATCTCTCCAAAGCCCTGCCAATCTGTCAAGCTCCTCAGGAGACTGCCGTATCACCACCGGCATGACCCGTGCGTACCAGGTATGGAGGGCGAACCTGGTCCACCACTCGCCGAAGCCGAAGAGCTCCAGCATCTTGTCGTAGTCCCCTATGGACAGCGAACAGATCCCTTTGCCGAACAGCCCCACTATTGCCCCGTCCTCCCGACTCCCAAGGCTCAGTAACTCCCAAGGTGTGTCTTTCTCCATCTGGTGGGGCTGGCTCTGTCCGTCGCACCGGACCGAAAGCCATACACCTGTCCAGTGCCGAAGCATCACCCAGGTGACACCTTCCTCGTCCACCTCCAACCTGGCGTCCACCAGAGGCAAGTTAGGGTCTATAGCGGCAGTGGTCAGGATCTGGTGGTCGTAGGTCTGGCCTATGGTCACAGCAGGGCGGTTTATGTCCTGGGCCTTTTTGCTCCACAGCTCCATCCGCTCCACCATGTCCTCAGCCAAGGCAGCTCCAGGGTCTCCGGTGTGTTCCGGCAGAGGATACAAGCAGGGATTATTGCCCAGGACAAGCTCACTGACCTCTGATGCTAGCCCACCGGTCCCGTCGACGGCTCCAGGCCAAAGGCCCCACCGGGACCAATAGGTGGAGGGGATCAGCCCAGCGGCCTTTTCCCCTATCTCCCCAGCTTCTTTGGGGTCAAGCCTCCTCGCCCCACTCCGGCACACTCCCCAGACCTCGGGCTTTGGGTCGTTCCCTGATGCGTAGGGCAGCTTGGAAAACACCGCCATAGGCTCCCCTCTCACCTGGGCCCATCCTGCAAAGGTCCAAAAGAATTGACCTCCTGTGTCTATCCCCTCCCACTCCTTAAACATAGGATCTCCAACGTATAGCCGCTGATTCGGGACGGTGTAGACCAACATGGCGTTGCCGAAAGACTCCTCCAGATACTTATTGAAAGACTCCTGGACCATCAGGGCGTTATGGAGTGCGAAGCCTCCACCTAATCCCGTAAGTGAGGACAGGAAAGACCAGTCGGTGGTCTCCAGCAGCTTCTGATACCGTATCCTCCCCACCGGTGCGTGGAACAGGCTCCAGTCCGCCCCGGGGAAGTGGTGTACCTGGTAGTTCCCCTGTCCGTATGGAGCCACCAGCCGCTCGGCACATGGCCAGGAGACTCGGTTGCTCTCCCACCTTTTGCCGTCGTGACGCCAAGCCATAAGGTCGATAGCCTCATCGTCGTAGTTATCCCCGCTCAGGTAGATAAGACCGTCGGAGGTCACCGACATTCCCTTCCTGGGATCTCCGTAGGTTCCGTCGTAAAAGTCGTTAGATCCGTCCTCGTCCCCAAGCCCCGCAGGATTGGGCGGGCTTCCTCTGACTCCCCACTCCGGCCAATCCCACCACCCTATCTCCATAGGCTCTCCGGCCATACCTCTCCAGGGAACCGACAGGTGCTCTGGCTTCACGTCCTGACTGAATCTGGACAACTCATTGCCTCTTTCTTCCATGAGCAAAGGGCTCAAAGGCGAATGAACCTCCTGGCATAGATCTCCATCAGCCAGGTGAGACCGGACTAAACAGCGATCCTTTAGGATCTGGATATCCCCTATCTCTGGCACGACGTGCCGCCTCATGAGCCTCATGTCGGTGACTATGGACTTGCCTCCAGAGCGGGCCTCCATAAATGGACCGGCCAAGTCCGAGGGCTCCGCCTCCCCTGGGAAACACCACAACCCTATCGTTTTAGCCTCACCTCCTAAGATGGAAGGCACTCCATCCCACAGTCCCCAGAGGGACACCTTGTCCTCGCCCAAAGAGAGAACCCCAGGGATGGCCATATAGCCCCACCGAGGGGACATAAAGCCGTCCTCTATGTCGTAGATGGTTGTTTCCCCTTCTTCCCAAAGGCGCAGGGCGTAGGGCCCTTGAACAGGCAAAAGGTTGCCCTTTGGCTCCCCCTCTCCGATGGCCACGTGGACCGCTCCCCTTACGGTGGGAATAACATACCCCGGCTCCTGGCCCTGGAGCTGTCCACTGTGAACCACCGATAGCCCGAGACAGGTCCCGTCTGAAGCGAAGGAGGTTGGGAGCAACAACCCACGGCCAGCGGTCTTGCTCCCTGCACCGTACAACCGCCCCTCCTCGATCCAAAGGCCACCGTAGGACGGTTCTGCCATCTCGATCTCCTGGGATGGATAGCAGTCGTACCAGGTCATGCCGTATATCCCGGTGAGGTTGGTTATCTGCCCCACATCGAACCGCTCTATCCCCTCCAGCCTGGCGGTCAGGGCACGTAGCTCCTCCCCCTTTGCCTTTGATATGGCGGCCCTTAGTCCTCTGGACTGGTCGGTCTCCCAGCGGTATGCCAACTCTAAAGGGGTGTAACACCACCGGCCGAAGAAAGCGGATTCCTTGGAGGAGAGCCCTGGGACGAAGGGGACGGTGTTTTCGCCGTCGCACCTCTCCAACCACCACCGAGGGTTAGTGGCGTCAGGCATGGGGAAGGGCATCTCCAGAGCTACGAAGGCCCCACCTAAGACCAGGCCTCCGTCCATAAGGGCCCAATCGTAGCCCATGAGGGACAGGTCCTTTCGTTCGTACAAAGCAAGAGGGGACAGGCGTTCGCCCATCCCCTCGATCCTGTCCCATCTGTATATCCCTCTCTCGAAGCCCCATATCCCTCCGTCTCCCGATACCCCCGTCAGCTCCCCGGCCCCATCAGGCCTTTTGACTTCCTTAGCTATGGGACATATCTTTATGGTCTCAGGAACGGCGAAAGGAGATCGTCCTAGGACATGGCCCGATAGCCTTCCCTCTGTCCCTGTGTAGGTCCTCTTTTTCATCTCATCACCGCCTGTACTACTCCGCTGGAGACGCTGCCAGGAGGCAAGAACACCAGAGCGTTATCGCCCTTTTTTATCCTCACCGCCGACGTGCAGCTAACCGGTCGGCCTCCCAGTATGACCACCGCTTTGTCGGGCCGGACCTCCACCACCCGACCGAAGGCACTCCGGCCCTTGGACAGGCTTTCTTTGGCGTAGACGTTGGCGGCGGTGGAGCTGGTGTTCAGTAGCATCAGGTATTCCGGTGGCTTCGTGTCCATAGGACGATAGGACATGGTGGTTTTGAGCCCTGAGAAGTCGTGGCTCACCGCCATTATCCCCCCGTCTGGATGGACCCTGGTGTCCAGAGGAATCGACACGGTCTCCACTATCCCTCTGGATACCGACTTCACCGACAGGATGTTACGGGCTATGGCCTGGGCCACAGATCTGGCACTGTTCTCCGACAGGTCCTCGTCGATGTACAGTTCCTTCTCCGTCCATATCTCTCCGTCTCCCGCTATCCCCACCACCGGAGATACCGGGGCGGTCCCTGCGGTGTCGCCCGACAGGTGCTTGAATGCCTTGTACTTGGGACAGGCCTTGTACTGTGGCGTGGCCTCGTCCTTTAGATACTTACATGGGAGCCCTTCCGGTTCGTCTGGAGAGCTATTCACTCCCTCCCCCGGGGTCTCTGACACTCCACAGGTTTTATCGGAACAGAGGAAGGGGCAGAGGTCCTCCCCTATGTTGCCCTCTATGTACCTCCTTGGATCTGTGGCGGTGGTTCTACCTTGTCTGAACCGTCTCCCTGGCTGGGTCATGGTTCCCACCTCGGTGGATATGCTGGACCCTCCGGGAACCTGGGTTATCCTGAGAGATCCGTTTTGAGGCAGTGCCCTGAGCTGTGTCATGGCTTCTTTGGCGGCGTCTCCGTAGAGGTTTCCGTAGAGCCCTCTGGCTAGCATATCCGCCAGGCCGTTGTCGTCGGTCTCCCTCTCGATCCTGGTGACGCAGTTGCCGTCGTCGTCGAATATCTCGTCGGTCTGTCTGTGCTGTTCCCTCTTCACCATGGCGGTGGTCTGGTATCCCGGCAGGAGTATGTACCGCTCCATGCCGTCGCTGGATCTCCACTTTACCGGAGATCCGTCAAGGGTGGATATGATATCCGCCTCCCCTACGTCCCTTTCCTCGAAGGTCCAGGTTCGCTCCGACAGTCCCCGGTATCCTCGGTCGTCGTCCCACGTCCAGGCCCTCTCGACCTTCTGGGAGTAGGGGACCGAGGAGGGAGCCTCTGGGTCGTATGACCGCACCTCCGAGACTTCCTGGGTTATGTGGGTTTTGTCTATGTCGTAGGATCTGGTTACGGTGTGCTCCATGCGACGCTCCACCCGTACGGTCTCGGACTGGCCTTTTTCGCTGTCGTAATATAGGGCGTCCACCACCGAGACCTCGCCGCTTTTAGCCGACAGGAGGCAGTATTTCCAGTGCCTATGCTCCTGGTCCCCTGAGCGAGCCACCCCGGTCTGGACGTCGTAACTGTACTTGGCCACCACCGATTTTCTTATCCCTGCACCTGGCAGGTGTAAGGTGGCCTCGTACTCTGACACCACGTTTATGGGGGTCAGCATGGTGTACCGCCAAGATAAGGTCCCTCCAGGGAGGGCGGTTGTCCCCCACTTGGTGACGCTCTTTAGAGATCCCGATGGGGTAACCCCGGGGTTCCAACCGGGCTTGCTGTTGGGGTCGTCGTCCGATCCGTCCGGGGCGTCTCCCCTTCGGCCCAATACCACCACTACCCCCGAGGCGTAGCCGTCCATGTCTAAAGATCTGGACTCAACGTGATCCAGCTTCAGCCCCTTACAGGGATACTGCCCACAGGGCCTTGGAGGGGCGACCTTTAAGGTTCCGTCTGGGAGCATGTAGGCGATGGCTCCGGCCATGGCCGACAGGTCCAGAACTACGTTAGCCACCGTTTGGCCTGTGGCAAGGGGCCTGGCGTCCACCGGCAGGTCCGCCGCTAAGGTGACGTCCACTTTCAGGCCGCA
The uncultured Dethiosulfovibrio sp. genome window above contains:
- a CDS encoding tyrosine-type recombinase/integrase, encoding MITDVEIRKTKPGEKVIRLVDERGLSLEIRPTGKKVWKLRVWQNGKESKKTLGEYPAISLMRARQIRDEIKSSSTSPTDTTFASLAHEWLDVRMKPTKVPRYIETLIYKIDTLLIPHIGDKIVRSLTAPELLQVIRKIEARGTIETARRTRQMCGQILRYGVATGRCDRDIAADLKGALQPVKTTHMATITDPPRIGQLMRDIDTGLVGQIKYALLFQAYTFARPGELRKAEWVEFDGDTWKIPAEKMKMKRIHWVPLSRQALEILDKLREISGKSRYLFPSIRSMTRPMSDATVLAALRRLGYTQDEMTGHGFRSMFSTIANEHGWPPDVIERQLAHVPKNAVRAAYNHAEYLPKRIELMQWWADWLDEQRG
- a CDS encoding phage holin family protein, whose protein sequence is MPWRSIDLADFFQSVLEWVIVVFLSLFGGGVRSCLRPDEHRKTVAVAMVSVFAGVITYKIARAGGCSQDLSAGLAGLAGLAGDELCRSILKLGSAIRDDPLGFLDRMRRGKCDDK